One part of the Candidatus Bathyarchaeota archaeon genome encodes these proteins:
- a CDS encoding helix-turn-helix domain-containing protein, with protein sequence MILPCEIAVKSVIPAIKATMAKELVETYGLKQDQVAEILGVSQSAVSKYTRHVRGHVIKIDNVKGIQPLINSMINLLVGGSSKRTEFLGLFCQICIVIRKNGLMCPFCQKTDPKIKMEECSFCLTYEPTSK encoded by the coding sequence TTGATACTGCCCTGCGAAATCGCCGTAAAGTCAGTTATACCAGCAATAAAAGCAACAATGGCCAAAGAACTCGTGGAAACATACGGTCTAAAACAGGACCAAGTAGCTGAGATCCTAGGAGTGTCTCAATCTGCAGTAAGTAAATACACTCGACATGTTAGGGGTCACGTGATAAAAATTGACAACGTAAAAGGTATACAACCTCTGATAAATAGTATGATAAACCTGCTCGTAGGTGGAAGCTCAAAAAGAACCGAATTTCTAGGACTATTCTGCCAAATATGCATAGTGATACGCAAAAATGGTTTGATGTGCCCGTTTTGTCAGAAAACAGACCCAAAAATCAAAATGGAAGAATGTAGCTTCTGCCTAACCTACGAGCCAACTTCAAAATGA
- a CDS encoding DUF2284 domain-containing protein, which yields MMWILMSQVETNLEALCKLAKKFGVTNAVSFNAKRVVVDERVRLKCLVPVCDDYGLNLMCPPNVMSVQEFREILARYNWAILIQIEELIPAEMMKEIQQADDVAALYKSTRFKDSYKKTFDPIKLNLHRVVHKVEAQAFALGYRFATGFIAGSCKLCPECVAKKSQEPCRHPFRARPPMEAVGIDVFKTAENAGLSFDIPPKNKTVWNGLVLVT from the coding sequence ATGATGTGGATTTTGATGTCACAGGTAGAAACGAACCTCGAAGCTTTATGCAAATTAGCAAAAAAATTCGGGGTGACAAACGCAGTATCCTTTAATGCTAAACGTGTTGTTGTTGACGAAAGAGTTCGACTAAAGTGTCTTGTGCCAGTTTGCGACGACTACGGCTTGAATTTGATGTGCCCGCCTAACGTGATGAGTGTTCAGGAATTCAGAGAAATATTAGCCAGATATAATTGGGCGATTCTCATCCAGATTGAAGAGCTGATACCAGCTGAAATGATGAAGGAAATACAGCAAGCTGATGACGTTGCGGCGCTGTACAAAAGCACTAGGTTCAAGGATAGTTACAAGAAAACTTTTGATCCGATCAAATTGAATCTACATCGTGTAGTCCACAAAGTGGAGGCGCAGGCATTTGCATTAGGGTATCGTTTTGCAACAGGTTTCATAGCGGGATCGTGTAAATTATGCCCCGAATGTGTGGCGAAAAAATCGCAAGAACCCTGCAGACATCCCTTCCGAGCCCGACCTCCCATGGAAGCTGTCGGAATCGATGTGTTCAAGACAGCAGAAAACGCAGGCTTGTCTTTTGATATTCCTCCAAAGAACAAGACAGTATGGAACGGACTTGTCTTAGTCACTTGA